Proteins encoded in a region of the Poecilia reticulata strain Guanapo linkage group LG14, Guppy_female_1.0+MT, whole genome shotgun sequence genome:
- the LOC103475995 gene encoding E3 ubiquitin-protein ligase RNF19A-like isoform X2, giving the protein MNMSIQEQDSPEKKYDPLDKTLKFVNRGDDLDPVSSDFNSLRAEMSCGHAVTPDSLTQWCRSQLDEGNHKFRCPAVLEGTKLCKKPWSYQEVRRLADLSVDEMEYFEQKMASLSVSEYCEVQSCPKCKTTVERKDLSNLCVQCVICTADQKKTYQFCWQCQKEWKGSGPRSDRCSNDDCINRDLQLLQTCKEVSLPEVAGVTSCPSIRACPVCGMKVEHNRMYCKNVTCPRCSLTFCFVCLKPKSECCKSSSPYSICPGGVAPRQTCVPVWKK; this is encoded by the exons ATGAACATGAGCATTCAGGAGCAGGACTCACCGGAGAAGAAATACGACCCACTAGACAAAACTCTGAAGTTTGTGAACAGGGGAGATGACTTGGATCCAGTGT CTTCTGATTTTAATTCTCTCAGAGCTGAAATGTCCTGCGGCCACGCAGTCACTCCTGATTCCCTGACCCAGTGGTGTCGCAGTCAGCTGGACGAG GGGAATCATAAATTCAGATGTCCTGCGGTGCTGGAGGGAACCAAGCTGTGCAAGAAGCCCTGGTCGTACCAGGAGGTGCGCAGACTGGCTGACCTGAGCGTTGATGAAATGGAGTATTTTGAGCAGAAGATGGCCTCCCTGTCTGTGTCAGAGTACTGCGAGGTTCAGTCG TGTCCAAAATGTAAAACCACCGTGGAGAGGAAGGATCTGTCCAACCTGTGCGTCCAGTGTGTCATTTGTACCGCTGACCAGAAGAAGACCTACCAGTTCTGCTGGCAGTGTCAGAAGGAGTGGAAAGGCTCGGGGCCTCGGTCGGATCGCTGCAGCAACGACGACTGCATCAACAgggacctgcagctgctgcagacctGCAAGGAGGTCAGCCTGCCTGAAGTGGCGGGCGTCACCAGCTGCCCCTCCATCCGGGCCTGTCCCGTGTGCGGCATGAAGGTGGAGCACAACCGGATGTACTGCAAAAACGTGACGTGTCCTCGCTGTAGCTTGACGTTCTGCTTCGTTTGCCTGAAACCAAAGAGCGAGTGCTGCAAGAGCAGCTCGCCGTACAGCATCTGTCCCGGCGGCGTGGCGCCGAGGCAGACATGCGTCCCTGTGTGGAAGAAGTGA
- the LOC103475995 gene encoding E3 ubiquitin-protein ligase RNF19A-like isoform X1: MTWIQCVRNVFFCDSAVKQHDAQNNLKAKKQQLTAPNPTVLAVFHCCYLKIPKQPHFLFKLATIVTVYLMYNFLISTASDFNSLRAEMSCGHAVTPDSLTQWCRSQLDEGNHKFRCPAVLEGTKLCKKPWSYQEVRRLADLSVDEMEYFEQKMASLSVSEYCEVQSCPKCKTTVERKDLSNLCVQCVICTADQKKTYQFCWQCQKEWKGSGPRSDRCSNDDCINRDLQLLQTCKEVSLPEVAGVTSCPSIRACPVCGMKVEHNRMYCKNVTCPRCSLTFCFVCLKPKSECCKSSSPYSICPGGVAPRQTCVPVWKK; this comes from the exons ATGACTTGGATCCAGTGTGtaagaaatgtctttttctgtgACTCAGCTGTAAAACAACATGACGCACAGAACAACCTCAAGgcaaaaaagcagcagcttacGGCCCCAAACCCAACAGTGTTAGCTGTCTTTCATTGCTGTTACTTGAAAATCCCCAAACAGcctcattttctatttaaattagCAACAATTGTCACCGTATATCTGATGTACAACTTTTTAATCTCCACAGCTTCTGATTTTAATTCTCTCAGAGCTGAAATGTCCTGCGGCCACGCAGTCACTCCTGATTCCCTGACCCAGTGGTGTCGCAGTCAGCTGGACGAG GGGAATCATAAATTCAGATGTCCTGCGGTGCTGGAGGGAACCAAGCTGTGCAAGAAGCCCTGGTCGTACCAGGAGGTGCGCAGACTGGCTGACCTGAGCGTTGATGAAATGGAGTATTTTGAGCAGAAGATGGCCTCCCTGTCTGTGTCAGAGTACTGCGAGGTTCAGTCG TGTCCAAAATGTAAAACCACCGTGGAGAGGAAGGATCTGTCCAACCTGTGCGTCCAGTGTGTCATTTGTACCGCTGACCAGAAGAAGACCTACCAGTTCTGCTGGCAGTGTCAGAAGGAGTGGAAAGGCTCGGGGCCTCGGTCGGATCGCTGCAGCAACGACGACTGCATCAACAgggacctgcagctgctgcagacctGCAAGGAGGTCAGCCTGCCTGAAGTGGCGGGCGTCACCAGCTGCCCCTCCATCCGGGCCTGTCCCGTGTGCGGCATGAAGGTGGAGCACAACCGGATGTACTGCAAAAACGTGACGTGTCCTCGCTGTAGCTTGACGTTCTGCTTCGTTTGCCTGAAACCAAAGAGCGAGTGCTGCAAGAGCAGCTCGCCGTACAGCATCTGTCCCGGCGGCGTGGCGCCGAGGCAGACATGCGTCCCTGTGTGGAAGAAGTGA